In the Advenella kashmirensis WT001 genome, one interval contains:
- the secF gene encoding protein translocase subunit SecF yields MEFFRIHKTIPFMKNALILNLISGITFVLAVFFIVTRGFHLSIEFTGGTVMEVNYQQAAQLDEVRSSISALKYSDFQVQNFGTSRDVIIRLPVDKTMSSTEQSNTVMAALKKASPDAELRRVEFVGPQVGNELFSNGLKALAFVVVGIMIYLGIRFEWKFALACVIANLHDVVIILGFFAFFQWEFSLPVLAGVLAVLGYSVNESVVIMDRIRENFRKQRRASVREVIDGAITQTISRTVITHASTQMMVLSMFFFGGPSLHNFALALTIGIWFGIYSSVFVAAAIAMWLGVKREDMIKTPKKEDPASEVIY; encoded by the coding sequence ATGGAATTTTTCAGAATTCACAAAACCATCCCGTTCATGAAGAACGCGCTGATCCTTAATCTGATCAGCGGCATCACCTTCGTGCTGGCGGTCTTTTTTATCGTGACCCGCGGTTTTCACCTGTCCATCGAATTTACCGGCGGTACGGTCATGGAAGTCAACTACCAGCAGGCTGCCCAGCTCGATGAGGTGCGCAGCAGCATCAGTGCGCTCAAGTACAGCGACTTTCAGGTGCAGAATTTCGGTACCTCGCGCGACGTCATTATCCGCCTGCCGGTAGACAAAACCATGTCTTCGACAGAACAGAGCAATACCGTCATGGCCGCATTGAAGAAAGCCAGCCCCGATGCAGAACTGCGCCGGGTGGAGTTTGTCGGACCGCAAGTGGGCAATGAGCTGTTCAGCAACGGTCTGAAGGCATTGGCGTTTGTCGTGGTCGGAATCATGATTTATCTGGGGATCCGCTTCGAATGGAAATTCGCGCTGGCCTGCGTGATCGCCAACTTGCATGACGTGGTGATCATCCTGGGATTCTTCGCATTCTTCCAATGGGAGTTCTCACTGCCGGTACTGGCGGGGGTTCTGGCCGTCCTGGGGTATTCGGTCAATGAATCGGTGGTGATCATGGACCGAATCCGCGAGAATTTCCGCAAGCAGCGGCGCGCCAGTGTCCGTGAGGTGATCGACGGCGCCATTACGCAAACCATTTCCCGTACGGTCATTACCCACGCGTCAACGCAAATGATGGTGCTTTCAATGTTCTTCTTTGGCGGCCCGTCTCTGCACAATTTTGCGCTGGCGCTCACCATCGGTATCTGGTTCGGTATTTATTCGTCTGTATTCGTGGCGGCAGCCATCGCCATGTGGCTGGGCGTCAAGCGCGAAGACATGATCAAGACGCCGAAAAAAGAAGATCCGGCCAGCGAAGTGATCTACTGA
- the upp gene encoding uracil phosphoribosyltransferase has translation MSVHEISHPLIQHKLGIMRRADLSTKSFRELAQEIGALLTYEASKDFPLEDAVIEGWCGNVTVKKIAGKKVTVVPILRAGIGMLDGVLSLIPGAKVSAVGIARNEETLEAGTYLQKLVGDLDQRLALIIDPMLATGGSMEATITMLKQAGCREIKALVLVAAPEGIERVLNAHPDVKIYTASIDERLNQDGYIIPGLGDAGDRIFGTRQKE, from the coding sequence ATGTCCGTTCATGAAATCAGCCATCCCCTGATCCAGCACAAGCTGGGCATCATGCGACGAGCCGATCTGAGTACCAAGAGTTTTCGGGAACTGGCCCAGGAAATCGGGGCGTTGCTGACCTACGAGGCTTCCAAGGATTTTCCTCTGGAGGACGCGGTCATTGAAGGCTGGTGCGGCAACGTCACGGTCAAAAAAATTGCCGGAAAAAAAGTAACGGTCGTGCCCATTCTGCGCGCCGGCATTGGCATGCTCGATGGCGTCTTGTCCCTGATTCCCGGCGCCAAGGTCAGTGCCGTAGGCATTGCCCGTAACGAGGAAACGCTGGAAGCGGGCACCTACTTGCAAAAACTGGTTGGCGACCTGGACCAGCGTTTGGCGCTGATCATCGATCCTATGCTGGCTACCGGTGGCTCCATGGAAGCGACCATCACCATGCTCAAGCAGGCAGGTTGCCGGGAAATCAAGGCGCTGGTACTGGTCGCCGCGCCCGAAGGTATTGAGCGGGTCCTGAACGCGCATCCCGACGTCAAGATTTATACGGCCTCTATTGATGAGCGACTGAATCAGGACGGCTATATCATCCCGGGACTGGGCGACGCCGGAGATCGCATCTTCGGAACCAGACAGAAAGAATAG
- a CDS encoding PhoH family protein gives MTGKRTLPVVFHLEGDNTQLANLCGPLDENLKQIAQAYDVTIGRSGNRVIVEGEQAQDAAGAVNLFHRRARHRDLTIDDIQLGLVELRANAKPSGSVNRSQTETDDSRQRRQAGATGLPELPPLDDDSGTIALRTRRNDLRPRTPRQRDYLNNILRHDITFGTGPAGTGKTWLAVACAIDALEREHVQRIILTRPAVEAGERLGFLPGDLAQKVDPYLRPLYDALYDLMGFDKVMRLFEKQTIEIAPLAYMRGRTLNHAFVILDEAQNTTQEQMKMFLTRIGFGSKAVITGDPSQIDLIKGQKSGLEHALRVLSQVQGIAMSRFTSEDVVRHPLVARIIDAYDLAEGRKPNE, from the coding sequence ATGACGGGAAAACGTACCTTGCCTGTGGTCTTCCACCTGGAAGGCGACAACACCCAGTTGGCCAACCTGTGCGGACCGCTGGATGAAAACCTGAAGCAAATTGCACAGGCTTACGATGTCACCATCGGTCGCAGCGGCAACCGGGTAATCGTCGAAGGCGAGCAGGCCCAGGATGCGGCAGGCGCCGTCAACCTGTTTCATCGCCGTGCTCGTCATCGCGATCTGACCATTGACGATATCCAGCTGGGGCTGGTCGAATTGCGAGCAAACGCAAAACCATCGGGCAGCGTCAATCGCAGCCAGACCGAGACCGATGACAGCCGACAGCGACGCCAGGCTGGTGCAACCGGCCTGCCCGAACTGCCGCCGCTGGATGATGACAGCGGCACGATTGCGCTGCGCACCCGACGCAATGACTTGCGTCCGCGCACCCCGCGCCAGCGTGATTATCTGAACAATATTTTGCGGCATGATATTACCTTCGGCACGGGCCCGGCTGGCACCGGCAAGACCTGGCTGGCGGTTGCCTGTGCCATTGACGCCCTGGAACGGGAACACGTACAGCGCATCATCCTGACCCGACCTGCCGTGGAAGCCGGTGAACGCCTGGGTTTTCTGCCTGGCGATCTGGCCCAGAAAGTCGATCCCTACCTGCGCCCGCTATACGATGCACTCTACGATCTGATGGGGTTTGACAAAGTCATGCGGCTGTTCGAGAAGCAGACCATTGAGATTGCGCCGCTGGCCTATATGCGGGGCCGCACCCTGAATCATGCGTTTGTGATTCTGGACGAAGCGCAGAACACAACCCAGGAACAAATGAAAATGTTCCTGACACGCATCGGCTTTGGCAGCAAGGCTGTCATTACCGGCGACCCCTCGCAGATTGATCTGATCAAGGGACAGAAAAGCGGCCTGGAACACGCCCTGCGCGTACTCTCCCAGGTACAGGGCATCGCCATGTCGCGCTTTACCAGCGAAGATGTGGTGCGGCATCCACTGGTCGCCCGCATCATTGATGCCTACGATCTGGCCGAAGGCCGCAAGCCCAATGAGTAA
- the queA gene encoding tRNA preQ1(34) S-adenosylmethionine ribosyltransferase-isomerase QueA, with amino-acid sequence MLPIDPSLSIADFDYELPEDLIAQTPPATRTDSRLLLMQTDGALQDRNFSALPDLLLPGDLLIFNDTKVIKARLYGQKDSGGRVEALIERIIEPTRALAHVRASKSPRPGTTLIFDGAITCSVVARHDDLFELQFDTDILPVLDKHGNLPLPPYIKHSADQQDETRYQTVYARHPGAVAAPTAGLHFDATLLQRLQDKGVETAWVTLHVGAGTFQPVRVEKISEHIMHAEWYTVPETTVAAIAAARARGGRVIAVGTTSVRALESAAQQGGTLNNLRCPVAHSADTQLFITPGYTFRVIDGLITNFHLPQSTLLMLVSALTGRERMQQAYRHAIEQRYRFFSYGDAMFIAPD; translated from the coding sequence ATGTTACCCATAGACCCCTCGCTGAGTATTGCCGACTTCGACTACGAACTTCCCGAAGACCTGATCGCCCAGACCCCGCCTGCTACCAGAACCGACAGCCGCCTGCTGCTCATGCAAACCGACGGCGCACTGCAGGACCGGAACTTCAGCGCCCTGCCCGACCTGCTGCTGCCTGGCGACCTGCTGATCTTCAATGACACCAAGGTGATCAAGGCAAGACTATACGGCCAAAAGGACAGCGGCGGGCGCGTGGAAGCGCTTATTGAACGCATTATTGAACCCACTCGCGCCCTGGCACATGTTCGGGCCAGCAAATCACCACGCCCGGGTACCACCCTGATCTTTGATGGTGCCATTACCTGTTCAGTCGTGGCGCGGCATGACGATCTGTTCGAATTGCAGTTCGATACCGATATTCTGCCCGTGCTGGACAAACACGGCAACCTTCCGTTGCCGCCCTATATCAAACACAGTGCCGACCAGCAGGATGAAACCCGCTATCAGACTGTCTACGCCCGCCACCCCGGTGCGGTCGCCGCCCCCACTGCCGGCTTGCATTTTGATGCAACGCTGCTGCAGCGACTGCAGGACAAAGGCGTAGAGACGGCCTGGGTCACCTTGCACGTGGGCGCCGGCACATTCCAACCGGTACGAGTAGAGAAGATCAGTGAACATATTATGCACGCAGAATGGTATACCGTGCCGGAAACGACCGTTGCCGCCATTGCTGCAGCCCGTGCAAGAGGCGGACGGGTCATTGCGGTGGGTACCACGAGCGTGCGGGCGCTGGAATCGGCCGCGCAGCAAGGCGGCACACTGAACAACCTGCGCTGCCCCGTCGCCCATAGTGCCGATACGCAGCTATTTATCACGCCCGGCTACACGTTTCGCGTAATCGACGGGCTGATCACCAATTTTCATTTGCCCCAGTCAACACTGCTGATGCTGGTCTCCGCCCTGACCGGGCGCGAACGCATGCAGCAGGCTTATCGCCACGCCATCGAACAGCGCTACCGCTTCTTCAGTTACGGCGATGCCATGTTTATTGCACCCGACTAA
- the dacB gene encoding D-alanyl-D-alanine carboxypeptidase/D-alanyl-D-alanine endopeptidase, which translates to MYRLVGSQAYTFSSIFERLWTAEGGTISGVIRDGLVPERAVLLETRTSPSLGQVIQTINKYSNNVMAKTLLLTLGQELYGAPATFEKGSQAVLDTLRKQGVNIGAYTVVNGSGLSRTGRITAGGQAQMLDTIWASKLRDTFIDSLSVSGVDGTMRRRLTDQAARGRGHFKTGTLGNASALSGYVTAASGKTYILVSLVNDVAALKTKSFVDGLVEWLIAQ; encoded by the coding sequence ATTTACCGGCTTGTCGGATCACAAGCCTATACGTTTTCCAGCATTTTTGAGCGCTTATGGACGGCAGAGGGCGGGACTATTTCAGGTGTGATACGCGACGGCCTGGTGCCGGAGCGTGCGGTACTGCTGGAGACCCGCACATCGCCTTCGCTGGGGCAGGTAATACAAACGATCAACAAATACAGTAATAATGTAATGGCCAAAACCCTGCTGCTGACTTTGGGGCAGGAGCTGTACGGTGCACCGGCAACTTTCGAAAAGGGTAGCCAGGCGGTCCTGGATACGCTGCGCAAGCAAGGTGTTAATATTGGCGCGTATACCGTTGTCAATGGCTCCGGCCTGTCCCGCACAGGACGCATCACTGCCGGCGGGCAGGCTCAGATGCTCGATACCATCTGGGCTTCGAAGTTGCGGGACACATTCATCGATTCGTTGTCAGTCTCGGGCGTGGATGGTACTATGCGTCGCCGCCTGACTGATCAGGCGGCAAGGGGCCGGGGACACTTCAAAACCGGGACACTGGGCAATGCCAGTGCGCTATCAGGTTATGTCACTGCCGCTAGCGGTAAAACCTATATTCTGGTCAGCCTGGTCAATGACGTTGCTGCCCTTAAAACCAAATCCTTTGTCGACGGCCTTGTAGAGTGGCTTATTGCACAATAA
- the lnt gene encoding apolipoprotein N-acyltransferase, with translation MVWLLLIAAGAIHALSFSPDPLPGWTLPYIQVLSMAVPAFIVFSTRHIGRAALAAFTFSTSSFCVGVYWLYISMNHFGGLAAPLAALAVLLFALYLSLYGALAGACTAWLGRDLNVMRVPQALGRPLLWACAWTLGEWLRGFIFTGFPWNNIGYAHTNSLLSAWAPVAGVYGVAFLAALASGLVACIVYYVKHNRTGIMAAMASALLGMFIVSFALSRITWFDNHGAVMTVRLVQGNIAQQMKFDPAQLMSSLQTQFALATRPATDAQHAPSVIIFPETILPTFQDRMAPEFWQSVVELADQMKATLFMGTPMHTASDGQDRYTNSVLAIDSNTSVSALMQGQQVPVYDKQHLVPFGEFVPLGFRWFVDALNIPLGDFDRGGQGQESFAVHNQRFAPNICYEDVFGEELLPAVRTQADGTPGASVLFNVSNLGWFGNTWALRQHLQISRMRSMETARPMLRATNTGSTAIIDATGRVLSLLPTATAGILDVQIQGTQGLTLYTRVGNGLIVVVSLLGLAIGFIQRRRTRAADSGRS, from the coding sequence ATGGTCTGGCTACTTCTCATAGCAGCCGGGGCCATTCATGCCCTGAGTTTTTCCCCGGACCCCCTGCCCGGCTGGACCCTGCCCTATATCCAGGTGCTGTCCATGGCGGTGCCCGCATTTATTGTCTTTAGCACAAGACATATCGGACGCGCCGCCCTGGCCGCTTTTACCTTCAGCACCAGCAGCTTCTGTGTAGGCGTGTACTGGCTGTACATCAGCATGAATCATTTCGGCGGCCTGGCAGCACCGCTTGCCGCTTTGGCCGTGTTGCTTTTTGCGCTTTATCTGTCTTTGTATGGTGCGCTTGCGGGCGCATGCACCGCCTGGCTGGGTCGCGACCTGAATGTCATGCGGGTACCGCAGGCACTGGGACGGCCGCTGTTATGGGCCTGTGCCTGGACGCTGGGTGAATGGTTGCGCGGTTTTATATTCACCGGTTTTCCCTGGAACAATATCGGCTACGCCCATACCAACAGCCTGCTGTCGGCCTGGGCGCCCGTTGCGGGCGTCTATGGCGTGGCCTTCCTGGCTGCGCTGGCCAGCGGGCTGGTTGCCTGCATCGTTTATTATGTGAAACACAACCGCACCGGCATCATGGCGGCCATGGCCAGTGCATTGCTGGGCATGTTCATCGTCAGTTTTGCGCTGTCACGTATTACATGGTTTGATAACCACGGCGCTGTCATGACGGTAAGGCTGGTGCAAGGCAATATTGCGCAGCAGATGAAATTTGATCCGGCGCAGTTGATGAGCTCACTGCAGACCCAGTTCGCGCTGGCCACACGCCCGGCGACAGACGCGCAACATGCGCCTTCGGTGATTATTTTCCCCGAAACCATTCTGCCGACATTTCAGGACAGGATGGCGCCGGAATTCTGGCAATCAGTTGTCGAGCTTGCTGATCAAATGAAAGCAACCCTGTTCATGGGCACACCCATGCACACGGCATCCGACGGTCAGGATCGTTATACGAACAGCGTGCTGGCGATCGACAGCAATACATCGGTGTCGGCCCTGATGCAAGGCCAGCAGGTGCCGGTCTATGACAAGCAACACCTGGTGCCGTTTGGCGAATTCGTTCCTTTGGGTTTTCGCTGGTTTGTTGATGCCCTTAACATCCCACTGGGCGACTTTGATCGCGGTGGCCAGGGCCAGGAAAGCTTTGCCGTCCACAATCAGCGATTCGCACCCAATATCTGCTATGAAGATGTCTTTGGCGAGGAATTGCTGCCCGCTGTGCGTACCCAGGCAGACGGCACGCCAGGCGCCAGCGTACTGTTCAACGTCAGCAATCTGGGCTGGTTTGGCAACACCTGGGCACTCAGACAGCACTTGCAGATCTCGCGCATGCGCAGTATGGAAACAGCAAGGCCCATGCTACGCGCCACCAATACCGGATCGACGGCGATCATTGATGCAACAGGTCGTGTCTTGTCGCTATTGCCCACGGCAACAGCCGGCATTCTGGATGTACAGATACAAGGCACGCAAGGCCTGACGCTATACACCCGGGTTGGGAACGGGTTGATCGTTGTAGTCAGCCTGTTGGGTCTGGCCATTGGATTCATTCAAAGGCGACGCACGCGCGCAGCAGATTCCGGCAGATCCTGA
- the miaB gene encoding tRNA (N6-isopentenyl adenosine(37)-C2)-methylthiotransferase MiaB: MQETSLKRGNAPAVATPVQEAPIRIHPSAKKLYIKTFGCQMNEYDSDKMADVLRENQGLELTSTPEDADVILLNTCSIREKAQEKVFSDLGRINQLKKKKPNLVIGVGGCVASQEGATIIRRAPYVDVVFGPQTLHRLPELIERRKNTGRAQVDISFPEIEKFDALPPARVDGPSAFVSIMEGCSKYCSFCVVPYTRGEEISRPFEDVLTEIADLADQGVKEVNLLGQNVNAYRGTLGGTAELADFAMLLDYVHDIPGIERIRYTTSHPKEMTSRLIEAHGRLPKLVPFLHLPIQTGSDRILAAMKRGYTGLEFKSIARRLYAARPGMTLSSDFIVGFPGETEADFEATLKLIADVNFDTSFSFIYSRRPGTPAADLEDDTPYEVKLERLQRLQAQITAQASAISHGMLDTIQPVLVEGPSRRDASELTGRTENNRIVNFAASEQLIGQIVNVRITAVYTNSLRGELASGDAAS, translated from the coding sequence ATGCAAGAAACCTCACTCAAGCGCGGCAACGCGCCCGCTGTCGCCACGCCTGTTCAGGAAGCGCCCATCCGTATTCACCCTTCTGCCAAAAAGCTGTATATCAAAACGTTCGGCTGCCAGATGAACGAATATGATTCGGACAAAATGGCTGACGTATTACGCGAAAACCAGGGACTGGAGCTGACCAGCACGCCTGAAGATGCCGATGTCATTCTGCTCAATACCTGTTCCATCCGCGAAAAGGCACAGGAAAAAGTATTTTCGGACCTGGGCCGCATCAATCAGCTCAAAAAGAAAAAACCCAACCTGGTCATTGGCGTGGGTGGCTGTGTCGCCAGCCAGGAAGGCGCCACCATTATCCGGCGCGCACCCTATGTAGACGTGGTATTCGGCCCGCAAACCCTGCATCGCCTGCCCGAACTCATTGAACGGCGCAAAAACACCGGACGTGCCCAGGTTGACATCAGTTTTCCTGAAATTGAAAAATTCGATGCCCTGCCGCCGGCCCGGGTCGATGGTCCTTCAGCCTTCGTGTCCATCATGGAAGGTTGCAGCAAATACTGCAGCTTTTGCGTTGTCCCCTATACCCGTGGCGAAGAAATCTCCCGGCCGTTTGAAGACGTCCTGACCGAAATTGCCGATCTGGCAGACCAGGGCGTCAAGGAAGTCAATCTTCTGGGCCAGAACGTCAATGCCTATCGCGGCACCCTGGGCGGCACTGCTGAATTGGCTGATTTCGCCATGTTGCTCGATTATGTGCATGACATCCCGGGTATCGAACGCATTCGCTATACAACCTCGCACCCCAAGGAAATGACCAGCCGGCTGATCGAAGCCCATGGGCGCCTGCCCAAGCTGGTTCCTTTCCTGCATCTGCCTATTCAGACCGGAAGCGACCGGATCCTGGCTGCCATGAAACGGGGCTACACCGGGCTGGAGTTCAAGTCCATCGCCCGCCGTCTGTATGCCGCCCGGCCCGGCATGACCTTGTCTTCGGACTTCATCGTCGGCTTTCCAGGTGAGACCGAAGCCGATTTCGAGGCGACCCTCAAGCTAATCGCAGACGTCAATTTCGACACTTCGTTCTCGTTCATCTATTCGCGCCGGCCGGGCACACCCGCCGCCGACCTGGAAGACGATACCCCTTACGAGGTCAAACTGGAACGGCTGCAACGCCTGCAGGCCCAGATTACGGCACAGGCCAGCGCCATCAGTCATGGCATGCTCGACACCATTCAGCCGGTGCTGGTCGAGGGCCCCTCGCGCCGTGATGCCAGTGAATTGACCGGCCGCACCGAAAACAACCGGATTGTCAATTTTGCTGCATCCGAGCAGTTGATCGGCCAGATTGTCAACGTACGCATTACCGCCGTATATACCAACTCTCTGCGCGGCGAGCTCGCCTCCGGAGACGCCGCTTCATGA
- the tgt gene encoding tRNA guanosine(34) transglycosylase Tgt codes for MPGLSFSLIKTEGKARRASITLNHGTVQTPMFMPVGTYGSVKAMLPHELEEIGSQVVLGNTFHLWLRPGTEVIEKHDGLHGFMQWKKPILTDSGGFQVFSLSDLRSKITEEGVKFSSPIDGSRLFLTPEESMRIQRALNSDIVMVFDECTPYTIDGRPATHDEAARSMRMSLRWAQRSRDAFDTLQNPNALFGIVQGGMFEDLRDESLAGLQRIGFDGYAIGGLSVGEPKPDMRRILAHIAHQLPDNAPRYLMGVGTPEDLVEGVSQGVDMFDCVMPSRNARNGWLFTRFGDIKIRNARYRDDTRPLDPTCACHTCRHFSRAYLHHMQKANEITGARLNTLHNLHFYLRIMEEMREALEQGRFAQWQEQFFIDRSKGID; via the coding sequence ATGCCAGGACTTTCCTTTTCTTTAATAAAAACCGAGGGTAAAGCCCGCCGGGCCAGCATCACTCTGAATCACGGCACAGTACAAACGCCCATGTTCATGCCTGTGGGCACCTATGGCAGCGTCAAGGCCATGCTGCCGCACGAACTGGAAGAAATCGGCTCGCAGGTGGTACTTGGCAACACCTTTCACCTGTGGCTGCGACCAGGCACCGAAGTCATTGAAAAGCATGACGGCCTGCATGGCTTCATGCAATGGAAAAAACCAATACTGACCGACTCCGGCGGCTTCCAGGTATTCAGCCTGAGCGATCTGCGCAGCAAAATCACCGAAGAAGGCGTTAAATTTTCTTCACCCATCGATGGCTCAAGACTGTTTCTGACCCCCGAAGAGTCCATGCGCATCCAGCGCGCACTCAATTCGGATATCGTCATGGTATTTGACGAATGCACACCGTACACTATCGACGGGCGTCCCGCCACGCACGATGAGGCAGCGCGTTCCATGCGCATGTCCCTGCGCTGGGCCCAACGCTCCCGCGATGCATTTGATACCCTGCAAAACCCCAACGCGCTGTTCGGCATTGTCCAGGGCGGCATGTTCGAGGACCTGCGCGACGAATCGCTGGCCGGCCTGCAGCGCATCGGGTTTGACGGATACGCTATCGGCGGCCTGTCCGTGGGCGAGCCCAAACCGGACATGCGTCGTATACTGGCCCATATCGCCCATCAGTTGCCGGACAATGCCCCGCGCTATTTAATGGGCGTGGGTACGCCGGAAGACCTGGTCGAAGGCGTCAGCCAGGGCGTGGACATGTTCGATTGCGTCATGCCATCGCGCAACGCGCGCAACGGTTGGCTGTTTACCCGCTTCGGTGATATTAAAATCCGCAATGCGCGGTATCGCGATGATACCCGCCCGCTGGATCCGACCTGCGCTTGCCACACCTGCCGGCATTTTTCACGGGCCTACCTGCACCATATGCAAAAGGCCAATGAAATTACCGGCGCTCGCCTGAACACACTGCACAACCTGCATTTCTACCTTCGTATCATGGAAGAAATGCGGGAAGCGCTGGAACAGGGCCGCTTTGCGCAGTGGCAGGAACAATTTTTCATCGATCGGTCAAAAGGCATTGATTAG
- the ybeY gene encoding rRNA maturation RNase YbeY — protein MSNPATPRPRGMRDTSYLRTTVQHVVPVPELTRQRIRGWMLRAVDAAMADNPDIIQAELALRLVNAEEARELNSQFRGRDYATNVLTFEYGIDPDGTARGDIVLCVPVLEQEANEQGKTLRQHAAHLVIHGVLHALGYDHEDEDEAIQMEAMETALLADLAFRIRTSRAELVRRSIGLPPLSAKP, from the coding sequence ATGAGTAATCCGGCCACGCCCCGCCCTCGCGGCATGCGCGACACCTCTTACCTGCGTACGACGGTCCAGCACGTCGTGCCTGTCCCGGAACTCACCCGCCAGCGCATTCGCGGCTGGATGCTGCGGGCCGTCGACGCCGCCATGGCCGATAACCCGGACATTATCCAGGCGGAACTGGCCCTGCGGCTGGTCAATGCCGAAGAAGCGCGCGAGCTCAACAGCCAGTTTCGTGGGCGCGACTATGCCACCAACGTGCTGACCTTCGAATACGGAATTGATCCCGATGGCACGGCACGTGGCGACATTGTGCTGTGCGTGCCGGTCCTCGAACAAGAAGCGAACGAACAAGGCAAAACCCTGCGGCAGCACGCGGCCCACTTGGTGATACACGGTGTATTGCACGCACTGGGCTACGATCACGAGGACGAAGACGAGGCGATCCAGATGGAAGCGATGGAAACGGCACTGCTGGCCGATCTGGCTTTCCGGATCCGTACCAGCCGCGCTGAGCTGGTTCGGCGATCCATTGGGTTGCCGCCGCTTTCTGCAAAACCCTGA
- the yajC gene encoding preprotein translocase subunit YajC, with product MGSLTSFLPIILMFVVLYFLMIRPQMKRQKETKAMIDALAKGDEVITAGGILGKISKVTDNYLTVEVANLADKPVEVLVQRVAVTTVLPKGTVKSL from the coding sequence ATGGGCAGTCTGACAAGTTTTCTGCCTATCATCCTGATGTTCGTGGTGCTGTACTTCCTGATGATTCGTCCGCAAATGAAACGTCAGAAAGAAACCAAGGCCATGATCGACGCTCTTGCCAAGGGTGATGAAGTGATTACTGCCGGCGGCATTCTGGGCAAGATCTCCAAAGTCACGGACAACTACCTGACCGTAGAAGTAGCCAACCTGGCAGACAAACCCGTCGAGGTGCTGGTACAACGTGTCGCAGTGACCACGGTACTGCCAAAAGGCACAGTCAAATCGCTGTAA
- a CDS encoding D-alanyl-D-alanine carboxypeptidase, with protein MHRVAGRLSMAACLLVLALTLATPASARESGSSSKPQTKKKTSSGKKGKTATIRVAPGATFEFNRPDALDVKIVPPAKKSGLGVKKGATGLAAAAAAQSEADAGDLLNVYGFPIASIKSADHLPDTIRARWDKTGVPLSSLSLLIKEAGGPVILAINPSTPRNPASVMKMLTTWAALNRLGSQYTWKTRVYIDRKARFDVSQAMRTPLYIKGGGDPALNYHDLRQMIRSVQAKGLRHLSDVIVDRSLFAPIFTDPGDFDGSPERPYNANPDAMMVNLGAIMLNLKPDRQSGNWDISFEPDIQNPPVAGHLGLTTGACVKSRTGSELTGMVQTDSVPPCSSRANCLRPVANFPFTGLSDHKPIRFPAFLSAYGRQRAGLFQV; from the coding sequence ATGCACCGTGTAGCGGGACGCCTGTCGATGGCGGCCTGCCTGCTTGTGCTTGCTCTGACGCTGGCGACCCCCGCCAGTGCACGCGAGAGCGGTTCGAGCAGCAAGCCGCAGACAAAAAAGAAGACATCGTCCGGCAAAAAGGGAAAGACCGCAACCATTCGGGTTGCGCCCGGCGCGACGTTTGAGTTCAACCGGCCGGACGCCCTTGACGTTAAAATCGTGCCGCCGGCAAAAAAAAGCGGCCTGGGGGTAAAGAAAGGGGCAACCGGCCTGGCTGCGGCAGCCGCGGCCCAAAGCGAGGCTGATGCCGGCGATCTGTTGAATGTCTATGGTTTTCCGATAGCGTCGATCAAATCAGCCGATCATTTGCCCGACACCATACGAGCGCGCTGGGACAAAACCGGCGTACCGCTGTCTTCGCTGTCGCTGTTGATCAAGGAGGCGGGCGGTCCGGTTATTCTGGCGATTAATCCGAGCACGCCGCGTAACCCGGCTTCGGTCATGAAAATGCTTACCACCTGGGCTGCGCTGAATCGACTAGGAAGTCAGTACACCTGGAAGACCCGTGTCTATATTGATCGCAAGGCGCGTTTTGACGTCTCGCAGGCCATGCGCACGCCGCTATATATCAAGGGCGGTGGTGATCCGGCGCTCAATTATCACGATCTGCGGCAGATGATTCGCAGCGTTCAGGCCAAAGGCTTGCGTCATCTGTCGGATGTGATTGTGGACCGCTCTTTGTTTGCACCAATTTTTACCGACCCCGGAGATTTTGACGGCTCGCCCGAGCGCCCCTATAACGCTAATCCGGACGCCATGATGGTCAATCTTGGCGCGATCATGCTCAATTTGAAGCCGGATCGGCAGTCAGGCAACTGGGATATATCGTTTGAGCCGGATATACAGAATCCGCCCGTTGCGGGCCATCTGGGCCTGACCACGGGCGCCTGCGTCAAGTCGCGCACCGGCTCGGAGCTGACTGGCATGGTGCAGACCGACAGTGTCCCGCCTTGCAGCTCAAGGGCAAACTGTCTGCGGCCTGTGGCGAATTTTCCATTTACCGGCTTGTCGGATCACAAGCCTATACGTTTTCCAGCATTTTTGAGCGCTTATGGACGGCAGAGGGCGGGACTATTTCAGGTGTGA